One window from the genome of Haladaptatus paucihalophilus DX253 encodes:
- a CDS encoding glutamate--cysteine ligase, whose protein sequence is MDLGSAENFTDLGTLGVEEEFYVVDERGVPTAGTDELVYQTDPPEILDGRLDHELFKCVIETQTPKTTLSDVDDNVRRVREALVEHASSQGFGIAAAGLHPGAKWRELDHAEKPRYRAQLDRIQYPQHRNTTAGLHVHVGVDDADAAVWVANEIRWYLPVMLALSANSPYWNGYDTGLQSARAKIFEALPNTGMPTDFEDYEAFSEFERTMVETGSINDRGELWYDVRPHSGHGTVEVRTPDGQADPERVLAFVEYTHALVTDLVERYEDGESGYRHRRELLDENKWRAIRYGHDASFIDRDCDGEISLGEVVDRECDRLGVSGIGDIYDAESGAECQRRLHEEDGFETVCESLLL, encoded by the coding sequence ATGGATTTGGGTTCGGCCGAGAATTTCACCGACCTAGGGACGCTCGGCGTCGAAGAGGAGTTCTACGTCGTCGACGAGCGAGGCGTCCCGACCGCAGGGACAGACGAACTCGTCTACCAGACCGACCCACCGGAGATACTCGACGGTCGCTTGGACCACGAACTGTTCAAATGCGTCATCGAGACGCAAACGCCGAAAACGACGCTTTCGGACGTTGACGACAATGTGAGGCGAGTACGCGAAGCTCTCGTCGAGCACGCCAGTTCGCAGGGATTCGGCATCGCGGCGGCGGGTCTCCACCCCGGCGCGAAGTGGCGTGAACTGGATCACGCCGAAAAGCCGCGCTACCGAGCGCAACTCGACCGAATTCAGTACCCGCAACACCGCAACACGACCGCCGGGCTACACGTCCACGTCGGCGTGGACGACGCGGACGCGGCCGTCTGGGTGGCAAACGAGATTCGCTGGTATCTCCCCGTCATGCTGGCGTTATCGGCCAACTCGCCGTATTGGAACGGCTACGACACCGGCTTGCAGTCAGCACGGGCGAAGATATTCGAGGCGCTGCCGAACACCGGCATGCCGACCGATTTCGAGGATTACGAGGCGTTCTCCGAGTTCGAGCGGACGATGGTCGAAACGGGGTCGATAAACGACCGCGGCGAACTCTGGTACGACGTTCGCCCCCACTCCGGCCACGGGACGGTCGAGGTTCGAACACCCGACGGGCAGGCCGACCCGGAACGCGTGCTCGCGTTCGTGGAGTACACCCACGCCCTCGTGACCGACCTCGTGGAGCGCTACGAGGACGGCGAGTCCGGCTACCGCCACCGCCGCGAACTGCTGGACGAGAACAAGTGGCGTGCGATACGCTACGGCCACGACGCTTCCTTTATCGACCGCGACTGTGACGGCGAAATCTCGCTCGGCGAGGTGGTTGACCGCGAGTGCGACCGCCTCGGCGTCAGCGGCATCGGCGACATCTACGACGCGGAGAGCGGTGCCGAGTGTCAACGGCGACTCCACGAGGAAGACGG